From a single Loxodonta africana isolate mLoxAfr1 chromosome 9, mLoxAfr1.hap2, whole genome shotgun sequence genomic region:
- the MRPL50 gene encoding large ribosomal subunit protein mL50: MAALPVFCVTRRGLTWIASGAPRREFWSRFRKEKEPVVAEAVEEVKKDPILVCPPLRSRTYVPPDDLQSRLESRVKEVFGPSVPRSWQDISLEDGHLKFSLLAHLADELGHAVPSSRLHQMCRVRDVLDFYSVPVQDRSKFDELMANNLPPNLKITWGY, translated from the exons ATGGCGGCTTTACCCGTGTTCTGCGTTACCAGACGAGGACTCACGTGGATAGCTTCAGGGGCGCCACGCCGAGAGTTTTGGTCTCGATTCAG GAAAGAGAAAGAGCCAGTGGTGGCTGAGGCAGTAGAAGAGGTGAAGAAAGACCCTATCTTGGTGTGTCCACCCTTACGAAGCCGAACATACGTACCACCTGATGATCTCCAGAGTCGTCTGGAATCTCGCGTCAAAGAAGTTTTTGGTCCATCTGTTCCTAGGAGTTGGCAGGACATCTCCCTGGAAGATGGTCATCTGAAGTTTAGTCTCTTGGCACATCTAGCTGATGAATTGGGTCATGCAGTGCCTAGCTCAAGGCTTCATCAGATGTGCAGAGTCAGAGATGTTCTTGATTTCTACAGTGTTCCTGTTCAGGACAGATCGAAATTTGATGAACTTATGGCCAATAATCTGCCTCCCAATTTGAAAATCACTTGGGGTTACTGA